The Arachis hypogaea cultivar Tifrunner chromosome 14, arahy.Tifrunner.gnm2.J5K5, whole genome shotgun sequence genome has a segment encoding these proteins:
- the LOC140178648 gene encoding uncharacterized protein: MAAVWDPVTEIIMERKNEEDEDKGRMVTSDMFLNECNQGNSKQHQMQMITGSFRINRINGEADCVGFDNYVEVDLERTKTDTCIDEGSGTKRVERFMGDGKLSMVKELKKKFKLNMLGLIETKREVVTKFDVARVWGCDAAGWEYVESVGAFGGLLLMWDDVLFKRLNCYKGDSWLCVQGVLTKNNFNYAFCLVYCTHVRSEKQMMWEELSYIAGLCQVPFCFIGDFNEILKLEERKGAASLPASAEDFKEWVQYYRFLRMVKDEWRKLGDEQFTSKLKALAVPLRRWHKDNFGDIDNRINKFEEEIKKIDDMVSAGSHDGTLEARRKALVTCCAKWYARKEIHWKQMSRSQHARDMDKNTIYFHNLASARRRNNRIDSLEYYLRVGICDGLVRQINEEEAGELEVMPSPEEVREAVWDCGSSKAPGIDGYNMNFIKKCWGEIGQEFTTAVLGFFQSAKLPTDANVTWVALAPKFVGAKEIKDLRPISMVGCVYKVISKILVRRMRSVMPGLVGETQSTFVKGRKIHDGALIACETVQWLKLRKKQAAIIKLDFQKAHNRVRWSFVDVVLQKMGFGLRWRAWVKNV, from the exons ATGGCGGCGGTGTGGGATCCGGTGACTGAGATCATCATGGAACGCAAAAATGAGGAAGACGAAGACAAGGGTAGAATGGTAACATCAGATATGTTTTTGAACGAGTGCAATCAAGGAAATTCAAAACAGCATCAAATGCAAATGATAACGGGTTCCTTCAGAATTAATAGAATTAATGGCGAGGCTGATTGCGTGGGATTTGATAATTATGTGGAGGTTGATTTGGAAAGAACAAAAACGGATACATGTATTGATGAGGGAAGTGGGACCAAAAGAGTAGAG AGGTTTATGGGGGATGGAAAGTTGAGTATGGtaaaagagttgaaaaagaagttTAAGTTGAATATGCTAGGATTAATTGAAACTAAGAGGGAGGTAGTGACCAAATTTGATGTTGCTCGAGTGTGGGGTTGTGACGCGGCGGGCTGGGAATATGTGGAATCAGTAGGAGCCTTTGGCGGTTTATTATTAATGTGGGATGATGTGCTATTTAAACGGTTAAACTGCTATAAAGGAGATAGTTGGCTTTGTGTGCAAGGAGTGCTGACAAAAAATAACTTTAACTATGCATTCTGTTTGGTGTATTGCACACATGTCCGTAGTGAGAAACAGATGATGTGGGAGGAGTTGAGCTATATTGCGGGTCTATGTCAGGTTCCGTTTTGTTTCATTGGAGATTTCAACGAGATACTAAAGTTGGAGGAAAGAAAAGGCGCAGCTAGTTTACCGGCATCTGCAGAAGACTTTAAGGAATGGGTACAATATTACA GGTTTCTGAGGATGGTGAAGGATGAGTGGAGAAAATTGGGTGATGAACAGTTTACTAGTAAGCTGAAGGCTTTGGCGGTTCCGCTGAGGAGATGGCACAAGGACAATTTTGGGGACATTGACAACAGGATAAATAAGTTCGAGGAAGAAATTAAGAAGATTGATGACATGGTTAGTGCTGGTAGTCATGATGGAACGTTGGAGGCTAGACGGAAGGCTCTTGTGACTTGTTGTGCAAAGTGGTATGCCAGAAAGGAGAttcattggaagcagatgtctcgATCTCAACATGCTAGAGATATGGACAAGAACACCATATACTTCCATAACCTAGCATCGGCTAGAAGAAGAAACAACAGAATCGACTCCCTG GAGTATTATCTGAGGGTTGGAATCTGTGATGGGTTGGTAAGGCAGATTAATGAGGAGGAGGCAGGGGAGTTAGAGGTAATGCCATCGCCTGAGGAAGTACGTGAGGCAGTATGGGATTGTGGTTCCAGTAAAGCGCCAGGTATTGATGGCTACAATATGAATTTCATAAAGAAATGTTGGGGTGAGATTGGCCAAGAGTTTACTACAGCTGTTTTAGGTTTTTTCCAAAGTGCGAAGCTACCAACAGATGCTAACGTAACATGGGTGGCGCTAGCTCCAAAATTTGTGGGAGCTAAGGAAATTAAAGACTTAAGGCCAATTAGTATGGTTGGTTGCGTCTATAAGGTGATATCCAAAATCTTGGTGAGAAGAATGCGGTCAGTAATGCCAGGTTTAGTGGGAGAAACTCAGTCTACGTTTGTAAAGGGTCGCAAAATACATGATGGTGCACTCATTGCTTGTGAGACGGTCCAATGGTTGAAGTTGCGTAAAAAGCAGGCAGCAATTATCAAACTAGATTTTCAGAAAGCCCACAACAGAGTGAGATGGAGCTTTGTGGATGTGGTGCTCCAAAAGATGGGTTTTGGTCTTAGATGGAGGGCATGGGTGAAGAATGTGTGA